One window from the genome of Lutra lutra chromosome X, mLutLut1.2, whole genome shotgun sequence encodes:
- the LDOC1 gene encoding protein LDOC1 produces MVDELVLLLHALLMRHRALSIENSQLMEQLRLLVCERATLLRQVRPPSCPVPFPETFSGESSRLPEFIVQTASYMLVNENRFCNDAMKVAFLISLLTGEAEEWVVPYIEMDSPILGDYRAFLDEMKQCFGWDDDEEDDDDDEEEDDY; encoded by the coding sequence ATGGTGGACGAGCTGGTGCTGCTCCTGCACGCGCTCCTGATGCGGCACCGCGCCCTGAGCATCGAGAACAGCCAGCTCATGGAACAGCTACGGCTGCTGGTGTGCGAGAGGGCCACCCTGCTGCGCCAGGTACGTCCGCCGAGCTGCCCGGTGCCCTTTCCCGAAACGTTTAGCGGCGAGAGCTCCCGGCTCCCTGAGTTTATCGTGCAGACGGCGTCTTACATGCTGGTCAACGAGAACCGATTCTGCAACGACGCCATGAAGGTGGCATTCCTAATCAGCCTGCTTACCGGGGAAGCCGAGGAGTGGGTGGTGCCCTACATTGAGATGGATAGCCCCATCCTAGGTGATTACCGGGCCTTCCTGGATGAGATGAAACAGTGTTTTGGCTGGGATGACGACGAAGAAGATGACGACGACGACGAAGAAGAAGATGATTACTAG